Within Scomber japonicus isolate fScoJap1 chromosome 18, fScoJap1.pri, whole genome shotgun sequence, the genomic segment TTCCATTGCATTTCATTGTTATCTTTAGTCTAATGATGAGTGATGAATTCAGCATTTTATAGTGCAAAAACTCTTGATTTTAGAAATACAGCTGTGGGATTGATTGTATCAAGCAAAATCAAGTAACTGTTTACACTTTACGTAATCATACTATTGAAATCATCACTATTGAAAACTTTACATTTCATCAGATCTGAAGTGCAGTGCGTATTGCATGGTAATCAAATATGTTTTACAGTCACTGCatgtttatttatacttttatcaagtaaataaacaatTTGTAAAACAGCTAAGTAATTAAActttacaaaatgtttaaactattttattctgttctgATGTCTGACACTTCCCCAAAATTACATGAGTTCAATAAAGGTATAAGTTAATCATATGCAATCAACAAAATAAGATTTGAGTgtgaacagacacacatatcTTAACACATGATAATGCCCTCATGGGCAACAAGCCAAAACTAGAGGCAAACAAATCCAGCTAACGTTGGGAAAAGTATGTATTTGTGCAGCGAGTGTTTGGATGATAAAATAGCTCCACAGATAAGAGGTTCTTGAAGTGGAGAGTGAAAAGTTCAGCCAAATGCCTGAAAGTCagtgaaacacaaaaaatattttaaggtGTAtctaaaatgtcatcaaaaatAATGGAGAGAGTAGTCTTTAATATACAGGATTTACTGTCCATTTATCAAATAGCCAACTTGATATGGCATGGCAACGACTTATAGAGTATATATCAACATTTTCTGGTTCTCAGAGTGTCAGAGTGGAAAAAGCTTACCATCAGTCATAGTTGTTtatttgttaaaataataatttaaagcAGGATTAGAAAAGCTTTTAGccccatccacacacactaATGTTGGCTTACCAGTTACTGAGGCGATTTGGGGGAAAACGTCCATCAGTGAGACTTCCAACTGagagattattattaattattgctACTATACTGTGTTTGAATGATTTACATTACAGCACAGTTCGCTCCCTTATTGTCTATCttttaaaatactgaaatataCTTGCTTTATCTGAACTCTCCTCAGCCCTGATTCATAATGCATGCATCAAAATTCAAACTGCATTGTGAACTTTTGATATACTTTGACTTCAGACCACATTTCATCACTAATCTTAAACTGAAAACATTGGTGAGTCCCTTATCACTCTTATCACTGACAAGTATTTGGCTGTTACGAGTATTTATTTTGACGTTTGATATATACTGTGACTCCTTTCAGAGTTTCTGTTCAAAATTCAATCATTCAAACAATGATTATCCGTCTTCAGATTGTTTAACTTTTCCCAGAAGGTTTACAGACTGGCGTAAAAAGATTAATTTGTACAGCAGAGACAGATTTTAACGGATCCCAATAATCCTGTTGTGACCCTATGGTTTTAAGGCATGTCCCTTTTCAGGATGTTACTGGACAGACACTGAATGGCTGTAAGGTCTAATCATATCAGATCACTCATcaactgaatgaataaaaactcAGAGGCAGCAACATTGGCCatttaatcagattttaatcatttaatcgATGTCATGGCTTCACAGTTAAAATCACTTGCGTTTAAATTTGGCAAGGCAATGATCAGGAAGATGTAAGGATGTCAATAATCTAGTGCATTcacaacatacaaaaacatcAGAACCAAAAACTTCACTAGCATCAGTTAACACAATGTCTTACACTAGAGCAAAAGTGATCTAGATGATCACCGTTTTTTAGTGTGGCAGACCATTCAATTCATAATGGGAGGGGGATGGATGGGATAGAGTTGGGGGATGGGTGGGGTGAAATGAGAGTGGGGTTGAGGTCTTAGGCgatttcctcctctccctcttcctcaaATTCACCCTCCTCAGCAGTGGCGTCCTGGTACTGCTGGTACTCGGACACCAGGTCGTTCATGTTGCTCTCGGCCTCGGTGAACTCCATCTCATCCATGCCCTCACCAGTGTACCAGTGGAGGAAAGCCTTACGGCGGAACATGGCCGTGAACTGCTCGGAGATACGCTTGAACAGCTCCTGGATGGCTGTGCTATTGCCGATGAAAGTGGCAGCCATTTTGAGGCCACGGGGTGGGATGTCACAAACGGCGGTCTTCACATTGTTGGGGATCCATTCGACAAAGTAGCTGCTGTTCTTGTTCTGCACATTCAACATCTGCTCATCCACCTCCTTCATGGACATGCGGCCCCTGAACACTGCGGCAACGGTGAGGTAGCGGCCATGGCGTGGGTCGCAGGCAGCCATCATGTTCTTGGCGTCAAACATCTGTTGGGTGAGCTCTGGCACAGACAGGGCACGGTACTGCTGGCTGCCCCTGCTGGTGAGGGGGGCGAAGCCTGGCATGAAGAAGTGCAGACGTGGGAAGGGCACCATGTTGACAGCGAGTTTACGGAGATCAGCATTGAGCTGGCCGGGGAAACGCAGACAGGTGGTCACCCCGCTCATGGTGGCGGACACTAAATGGTTGAGATCTCCATAAGTGGGGGTGGTGAGTTTGAGTGTGCGGAAGCAGATATCATAGAGAGCTTCATTGTCAATGCAGTAGGTTTCATCTGTGTTTTCTACCAGCTGGTGGACAGAGAGGGTGGCATTGTAGGGCTCCACAACTGTGTCGGACACCTTGGGGGAAGGCACCACGCTGAAGGTGTTCATGATGCGATCGGGGTACTCCTCACGGATTTTGCTGATGAGCAGGGTTCCCATACCGGAGCCAGTACCACCACCGAGGGAGTGAGTGAGCTGGAAGCCCTGCAGGCAATCGCAGCTCTCAGCCTCTTTCCTCACTACGTCCAGGACGGAGTCGACCAGCTCGGCTCCCTCAGTGTAGTGACCCTTTGCCCAGTTGTTTCCAGCTCCACTCTGACCTGTAGTCAAGAGTATCTCAATAAATTGAGCAGATGTAGCAAACAAACTAAAACCACAGCTAAAATCAACCAATATGTGATTTGACAACAGGTGCATCTTTAATAAATTCCCATAGCTTACCAAAAACAAAGTTGTCGGGTCTGAAGATCTGCCCGAAGGGACCAGACCTGACTGAATCCATGGTACCTGGCTCCAGGTCAACCAAGATGGCTCGGGGCACATACTTTCCACCTGAAATCAAGCAAAACAGACTAATATTATGCTACATGTTGTGAATCTTGTGAGCATATTGAATCGTGATGAATTTAATGTTAAGCCTGCGTCTTTTAGTGTAAAGAGCATAATTTTGCATAGTAGTAAAGCTGAGTAGGTGGTTCTGTTTGCTGTGTCATGTGTTGTAGCTGAATCTGTAGTCTACCTGTGGCCTCATTGTAGTAGACGCTGATCCTGTCTAGCTGCAGATCACTGTCCCCATGGTAGGTGCCAGTGGGATCAATACCATGCTCATCACTGATCACCTCCCaaaactgaggaaaaaaagggtGAGGGGTGGGTGTTAGGACATTGGGGAGAGACAGATGTGTAATTCAGGCCCAAAGTAATAATAGCATTATCCACTTTCTAGAAAGCGTTTTAAACATGCCAAGCTGCAAGACTATTTAATTATCTAATTGAAAGCAGGTCATAAGTGCAGTCTATTAGTCTGAAATGCAGACTGTCTCTGGAGGAATCGAGCAGATGGCAATAATCTGATAAGTAAGGTGTCTTTCAAAGGCACATTGTACTATAAAGGGGTAAGGAACCTAAAATACGAAATATATCTTTATTTCCTGCTTCCTTataaaaagtaacatttttaattagtgttgaaaagacattttaacaatTAGGCCTAAACAAAAATAGGTCACACAagcggagggggaggggaggttgCTCGTACGATGGCAAGGTTACCACATTACTACTACAGTGTAATATCATCGACTGCAACATtgacaaaaaggaagaaaatccAAAGTCAAATTTCCATGCAATTATTAGAACACAATATTTTGTTGGTCGTATGTTGCATGAATCTATGTGTATGTTGCACAATCCAACCCAACAGCATTAATCTTGAGCCCAATGTCAGTCCTGCAAAGAAAACCAATGATCATACAAGTTTAAATTGGATAATTGCGCAGAGCTTGAATCAAGAACAAGACACAGCGTTGGGTTGATTCTGGAGAATTCGTGGAGGATGGATTAGACGGCTCCTCAGCGCCACCGAGGCATGCCTGCACAAACTCCTGCACAAATCTGAAACCGAATGCAAAAACGAAccgtgataaaaaaaaataaaataaaaaaaaaaatcaagagaaTACCTTAGCTCCGATCTGGTTCCCGCACTGACCGGCTTGCAAATGCACAATTTCACGCATTTTGGACAGATGGATTCGAGGATGGTCGGGTAAGAAGATGTGTATCCGAGAGAGGGAGATTCACTGGATGATGGCTCCTGCAGTCCAATATCAGGGATTTGTTGCACCGCCTCTGAGAACGTTTACTGGGCTGAATCGGTGGCGCAAGTTGACgtcatcaccatggcaaccaaagactggaggagagagggaggaaccAAGAGCCGTGGAAATGGCGGATAGGATGCGAGGAGCTGCATCAGTTATCAATAAGGGTGCGTTAAACCGGGGTCACTCGGTGTAACGCACCGAGTGACCCTGCACCACACCCTCTACATACTCACAAATGAGGGCCTAAAGTCACACACTTAAGCATCAAGGTTAGTGTTGTATGTGACAGTGTAGCCTATTGAAATGCATTTAGTTTTTAAGGACAAGAGCAGCAACATTAAAATTGAGGCCTGCATGTTGTGAAATAGGACAAAAAATTTGATCCAAATATCAAGGAGGCTATGCACTGTCATGTAGGGTAAGTCTCCAGCATTTCATCCTCTGTATTATATCACTGATCACTGGTTTAGCCTACTTCATTTGTCATTAGTCACATTTCATTACAGTAGCTTGATTATCAAAGAGCAAAATACTGACATATAACAAACCAAATGATACAAAACTATTGGGAAGAGCTAGACAGGTAGACACCATACCTTACACTGGCACTATAGTGAATCAAGGACGCACCTAAAATGATATCATTATAAAAGAAtatgcatgcacgcacataAAAGGAAAgctatctctcttttttttctcccctgacTGCTCCCAGCTGGTTCAGCCAGTTTGGTTAATAACACACCtgctaaaacatgaaaaacacaacacataacaAGAGGATTGGGCAACAATTTTACTAAATTCATAGATTATGAAATTTCTTGCAGTTTATTTCTCAGACCATCCCTGTTTAAAAGGTCAGTTGCAAAATGATTTAGTGGACTTACTTATGTGGAGCCTTGGCCTGTCAACATGGATGttaacactgaaacattcaCAGCAAAAATCCTGAATGATTACATTCCTAGCATGCAGCAAGTTACCAATCAGTTTTAAGCTCTTAAACATCTGGCCAATAGGGCGTTACTTCCTTTCTgctacaatgttttttttttcatgattcaAGTTACTCCCACAGAACTCATGCACAGGAAAGCCAAGAACATTTGCTACTTCATGTCAAGAACAATAGATAGGCAGTTAGTGCGCTCTAAGCCATTCAGGAGACAATTTA encodes:
- the tubb4bl gene encoding tubulin beta-4B chain isoform X8: MREIVHLQAGQCGNQIGAKFWEVISDEHGIDPTGTYHGDSDLQLDRISVYYNEATGGKYVPRAILVDLEPGTMDSVRSGPFGQIFRPDNFVFGQSGAGNNWAKGHYTEGAELVDSVLDVVRKEAESCDCLQGFQLTTPTYGDLNHLVSATMSGVTTCLRFPGQLNADLRKLAVNMVPFPRLHFFMPGFAPLTSRGSQQYRALSVPELTQQMFDAKNMMAACDPRHGRYLTVAAVFRGRMSMKEVDEQMLNVQNKNSSYFVEWIPNNVKTAVCDIPPRGLKMAATFIGNSTAIQELFKRISEQFTAMFRRKAFLHWYTGEGMDEMEFTEAESNMNDLVSEYQQYQDATAEEGEFEEEGEEEIA
- the tubb4bl gene encoding tubulin beta-4B chain isoform X3, with protein sequence MREIVHLQAGQCGNQIGAKFWEVISDEHGIDPTGTYHGDSDLQLDRISVYYNEATGQSGAGNNWAKGHYTEGAELVDSVLDVVRKEAESCDCLQGFQLTHSLGGGTGSGMGTLLISKIREEYPDRIMNTFSVVPSPKVSDTVVEPYNATLSVHQLVENTDETYCIDNEALYDICFRTLKLTTPTYGDLNHLVSATMSGVTTCLRFPGQLNADLRKLAVNMVPFPRLHFFMPGFAPLTSRGSQQYRALSVPELTQQMFDAKNMMAACDPRHGRYLTVAAVFRGRMSMKEVDEQMLNVQNKNSSYFVEWIPNNVKTAVCDIPPRGLKMAATFIGNSTAIQELFKRISEQFTAMFRRKAFLHWYTGEGMDEMEFTEAESNMNDLVSEYQQYQDATAEEGEFEEEGEEEIA
- the tubb4bl gene encoding tubulin beta-4B chain isoform X7 — its product is MREIVHLQAGQCGNQIGAKFWEVISDEHGIDPTGTYHGDSDLQLDRISLTHSLGGGTGSGMGTLLISKIREEYPDRIMNTFSVVPSPKVSDTVVEPYNATLSVHQLVENTDETYCIDNEALYDICFRTLKLTTPTYGDLNHLVSATMSGVTTCLRFPGQLNADLRKLAVNMVPFPRLHFFMPGFAPLTSRGSQQYRALSVPELTQQMFDAKNMMAACDPRHGRYLTVAAVFRGRMSMKEVDEQMLNVQNKNSSYFVEWIPNNVKTAVCDIPPRGLKMAATFIGNSTAIQELFKRISEQFTAMFRRKAFLHWYTGEGMDEMEFTEAESNMNDLVSEYQQYQDATAEEGEFEEEGEEEIA
- the tubb4bl gene encoding tubulin beta-4B chain isoform X10 encodes the protein MREIVHLQAGQCGNQIGAKFWEVISDEHGIDPTGTYHGDSDLQLDRISVYYNEATGGKYVPRAILVDLEPGTMDSVRSGPFGQIFRPDNFVFGQSGAGNNWAKGHYTEGAELVDSVLDVVRKEAESCDCLQGFQLTHSLGGGTGSGMGTLLISKIREEYPDRIMNTFSVVPSPKVSDTVVEPYNATLSVHQLVENTDETFIGNSTAIQELFKRISEQFTAMFRRKAFLHWYTGEGMDEMEFTEAESNMNDLVSEYQQYQDATAEEGEFEEEGEEEIA
- the tubb4bl gene encoding tubulin beta-4B chain isoform X9, whose product is MREIVHLQAGQCGNQIGAKFWEVISDEHGIDPTGTYHGDSDLQLDRISVYYNEATGGKYVPRAILVDLEPGTMDSVRSGPFGQIFRPDNFVFGQSGAGNNWAKGHYTEGAELVDSVLDVVRKEAESCDCLQGFQLTHSLGGGTGSGMGTLLISKIREEYPDRIMNTFSVVPSPKVSDTVVEPYNATLSVHQLVENTDETYCIDNEALYDIGNSTAIQELFKRISEQFTAMFRRKAFLHWYTGEGMDEMEFTEAESNMNDLVSEYQQYQDATAEEGEFEEEGEEEIA
- the tubb4bl gene encoding tubulin beta-4B chain isoform X2; its protein translation is MREIVHLQAGQCGNQIGAKFWEVISDEHGIDPTGTYHGDSDLQLDRISVYYNEATGGKYVPRAILVDLEPGTMDSVRSGPFGQIFRPDNFVFGQSGAGNNWAKEAESCDCLQGFQLTHSLGGGTGSGMGTLLISKIREEYPDRIMNTFSVVPSPKVSDTVVEPYNATLSVHQLVENTDETYCIDNEALYDICFRTLKLTTPTYGDLNHLVSATMSGVTTCLRFPGQLNADLRKLAVNMVPFPRLHFFMPGFAPLTSRGSQQYRALSVPELTQQMFDAKNMMAACDPRHGRYLTVAAVFRGRMSMKEVDEQMLNVQNKNSSYFVEWIPNNVKTAVCDIPPRGLKMAATFIGNSTAIQELFKRISEQFTAMFRRKAFLHWYTGEGMDEMEFTEAESNMNDLVSEYQQYQDATAEEGEFEEEGEEEIA
- the tubb4bl gene encoding tubulin beta-4B chain isoform X13, which produces MREIVHLQAGQCGNQIGAKFWEVISDEHGIDPTGTYHGDSDLQLDRISVYYNEATGGKYVPRAILVDLEPGTMDSVRSGPFGQIFRPDNFVFGQSGAGNNWAKGHYTEGAELVDSVLDVMEFTEAESNMNDLVSEYQQYQDATAEEGEFEEEGEEEIA
- the tubb4bl gene encoding tubulin beta-4B chain isoform X6, yielding MREIVHLQAGQCGNQIGAKFWEVISDEHGIDPTGTYHGDSDLQLDRISVYYNEATGGKYVPRAILVDLEPGTMDSVRSGPFGQIFRPDNFVFGQSGAGNNWAKGHYTEGAELVDSVLDVVRKEAESCDCLQGFQLTHSLGGVSDTVVEPYNATLSVHQLVENTDETYCIDNEALYDICFRTLKLTTPTYGDLNHLVSATMSGVTTCLRFPGQLNADLRKLAVNMVPFPRLHFFMPGFAPLTSRGSQQYRALSVPELTQQMFDAKNMMAACDPRHGRYLTVAAVFRGRMSMKEVDEQMLNVQNKNSSYFVEWIPNNVKTAVCDIPPRGLKMAATFIGNSTAIQELFKRISEQFTAMFRRKAFLHWYTGEGMDEMEFTEAESNMNDLVSEYQQYQDATAEEGEFEEEGEEEIA
- the tubb4bl gene encoding tubulin beta-4B chain isoform X5, coding for MREIVHLQAGQCGNQIGAKFWEVISDEHGIDPTGTYHGDSDLQLDRISVYYNEATGGKYVPRAILVDLEPGTMDSVRSGPFGQIFRPDNFGFQLTHSLGGGTGSGMGTLLISKIREEYPDRIMNTFSVVPSPKVSDTVVEPYNATLSVHQLVENTDETYCIDNEALYDICFRTLKLTTPTYGDLNHLVSATMSGVTTCLRFPGQLNADLRKLAVNMVPFPRLHFFMPGFAPLTSRGSQQYRALSVPELTQQMFDAKNMMAACDPRHGRYLTVAAVFRGRMSMKEVDEQMLNVQNKNSSYFVEWIPNNVKTAVCDIPPRGLKMAATFIGNSTAIQELFKRISEQFTAMFRRKAFLHWYTGEGMDEMEFTEAESNMNDLVSEYQQYQDATAEEGEFEEEGEEEIA
- the tubb4bl gene encoding tubulin beta-4B chain isoform X11, encoding MREIVHLQAGQCGNQIGAKFWEVISDEHGIDPTGTYHGDSDLQLDRISVYYNEATGGKYVPRAILVDLEPGTMDSVRSGPFGQIFRPDNFVFGQSGAGNNWAKGHYTEGAELVDSVLDVVRKEAESCDCLQGFQLTHSLGGGTGSGMGTLLISKIREEYPDRIMNTFSVVPSPKVSDTVVEPYNATLSVHQLVENTDETYCIDNEALYDICFRTLKLTTPTYGDLNHLVSATMSGVTTCLRFPGQLNADLRKLAVNMVPFPRLHFFMPGFAPLTSRGSQQYRALSVPELTQQMFDAKNMMAACDPRHGRYLTVAAVFRGRMSMKEVDEQMLNVQNKNSSYFVEWIPNNVKTAVCDIPPRGLKMAATFIGNSTAIQELFKRISEQFTAMFRRKAFLHWYTGEGMDEMEFTEAESNMNDLVSEYQQYQDATAEEGEFEEEGEEEIA
- the tubb4bl gene encoding tubulin beta chain isoform X1 — its product is MREIVHLQAGQCGNQIGAKFWEVISDEHGIDPTGTYHGDSDLQLDRISVYYNEATGSSGGKYVPRAILVDLEPGTMDSVRSGPFGQIFRPDNFVFGQSGAGNNWAKGHYTEGAELVDSVLDVVRKEAESCDCLQGFQLTHSLGGGTGSGMGTLLISKIREEYPDRIMNTFSVVPSPKVSDTVVEPYNATLSVHQLVENTDETYCIDNEALYDICFRTLKLTTPTYGDLNHLVSATMSGVTTCLRFPGQLNADLRKLAVNMVPFPRLHFFMPGFAPLTSRGSQQYRALSVPELTQQMFDAKNMMAACDPRHGRYLTVAAVFRGRMSMKEVDEQMLNVQNKNSSYFVEWIPNNVKTAVCDIPPRGLKMAATFIGNSTAIQELFKRISEQFTAMFRRKAFLHWYTGEGMDEMEFTEAESNMNDLVSEYQQYQDATAEEGEFEEEGEEEIA
- the tubb4bl gene encoding tubulin beta chain isoform X4 — protein: MREIVHLQAGQCGKYVPRAILVDLEPGTMDSVRSGPFGQIFRPDNFVFGQSGAGNNWAKGHYTEGAELVDSVLDVVRKEAESCDCLQGFQLTHSLGGGTGSGMGTLLISKIREEYPDRIMNTFSVVPSPKVSDTVVEPYNATLSVHQLVENTDETYCIDNEALYDICFRTLKLTTPTYGDLNHLVSATMSGVTTCLRFPGQLNADLRKLAVNMVPFPRLHFFMPGFAPLTSRGSQQYRALSVPELTQQMFDAKNMMAACDPRHGRYLTVAAVFRGRMSMKEVDEQMLNVQNKNSSYFVEWIPNNVKTAVCDIPPRGLKMAATFIGNSTAIQELFKRISEQFTAMFRRKAFLHWYTGEGMDEMEFTEAESNMNDLVSEYQQYQDATAEEGEFEEEGEEEIA
- the tubb4bl gene encoding tubulin beta-4B chain isoform X12 yields the protein MREIVHLQAGQCGNQIGAKFWEVISDEHGIDPTGTYHGDSDLQLDRISVYYNEATGGKYVPRAILVDLEPGTMDSVRSGPFGQIFRPDNFVFGQSGAGNNWAKGHYTEGAELVDSVLDVVRKEAESCDCLQGFQLTHSLAIQELFKRISEQFTAMFRRKAFLHWYTGEGMDEMEFTEAESNMNDLVSEYQQYQDATAEEGEFEEEGEEEIA